The following proteins are co-located in the Anaerolineales bacterium genome:
- a CDS encoding pyruvate dehydrogenase codes for MRTMSFEDAIEDALMQAMAQDDRIIILGEDVQGLRLNLRVRFGRDRVLPTPISESAFVGAAVAAAMGGLRPVVEVMLIDFIGVTLDAIFNQAAKIGMFSNGQWKVPLVIRAACGGGYGDGGQHEQSLWGWLAHIPGLVVLVPSTPFDAGGLMASALAHDGPVIYLEHKLLSETWLDSMGGSSRKNVKFDVPSEGVRGAVPKVWEPIPIGQGTLRRTGEDLTIVSVGVSVHRAIEAAKLLDQEGISAQVIDLRSISPLDRKLVIGFVSETGRMLVVDEDYQEFGLSGELAAVIGEAGLSIRYGRVCTTSTIPFSRTLEYQTLPNVERIVQSARDLVSR; via the coding sequence ATGAGGACTATGAGCTTCGAAGATGCAATCGAAGATGCCTTGATGCAGGCGATGGCCCAAGATGATCGTATCATCATCCTGGGGGAGGATGTACAAGGCTTGAGATTAAACCTGCGGGTGCGTTTTGGGCGCGACCGTGTTTTGCCCACACCCATCAGTGAATCAGCCTTCGTCGGGGCAGCCGTCGCAGCTGCCATGGGTGGTCTTCGTCCGGTGGTGGAAGTCATGCTGATTGATTTCATTGGGGTGACCTTGGATGCGATCTTCAACCAGGCAGCCAAGATAGGGATGTTTTCCAATGGCCAGTGGAAGGTGCCTTTGGTTATCCGCGCCGCCTGCGGAGGTGGATATGGGGACGGAGGCCAGCATGAGCAGAGCCTGTGGGGTTGGCTGGCACACATCCCCGGTTTGGTGGTGCTGGTGCCTTCCACGCCATTTGATGCAGGCGGATTGATGGCGTCTGCTTTAGCACATGATGGACCGGTAATCTACCTGGAGCATAAGCTGCTATCGGAAACCTGGTTGGATTCCATGGGAGGCAGCAGCCGGAAGAATGTAAAGTTTGACGTCCCATCAGAGGGCGTACGCGGAGCAGTACCAAAAGTATGGGAGCCTATTCCCATCGGTCAGGGAACATTACGGCGCACCGGAGAAGATCTCACCATCGTATCTGTGGGTGTGTCAGTCCACCGGGCCATCGAAGCAGCTAAGCTGCTTGACCAAGAAGGAATTTCGGCTCAGGTGATAGACCTGCGCTCGATCTCTCCATTGGATAGAAAATTGGTGATTGGTTTTGTGTCAGAAACCGGCCGGATGCTGGTCGTCGATGAAGATTACCAGGAATTTGGGCTATCCGGAGAGTTGGCCGCCGTTATTGGTGAGGCGGGTTTGAGCATCCGGTATGGGCGGGTTTGCACTACGAGTACCATCCCGTTTTCAAGGACACTGGAATACCAGACCTTGCCAAACGTGGAGCGTATCGTCCAATCGGCAAGAGACCTGGTAAGCCGTTGA